From one Deltaproteobacteria bacterium genomic stretch:
- a CDS encoding sigma 54-interacting transcriptional regulator, which produces MSYDEKKYFQEATLRICGSLEVEKALWQCLLYFKHLFPVEEMSLHLYDRTLGLISTVAAATAEGGVFFRTPHRIKMPKEAMSDLGGSELPDVRIVNRPERDPATRQMAKVHEKPDSSLLIMRLVVDGQRIGALTLRADGLDRYTDEHSRLLSLLNQPFAIALSNSLRYHEVLKLKEQLSDDNRYLQRELMQLSGEEIIGGDFGLKGVMEMVRQVAPLLSPVLLLGETGVGKEVIANAIHYSSPRKDGPFIKVNCGAIPDSLLDSELFGHEKGAFTGAMAQKRGRFERAHQGTIFLDEVGELPPNAQVRLLRVLQEKEIERLGGTNPIKVDIRVVAATNRELEKMVQTGDFRKDLWFRLNVFPVMIPPLRERKEDIPALVFHLIERKAGEMGIKKLPVPGPGAMDRLMEYAWPGNVRELENMVERAMILRKGEALTFEDNQAETSREVTPTTVIKKGQPLTLDEAMTRHIEEVLKICGRKVEGKGSAAELLGMNPSTLRNRMRKLHIRFGRQK; this is translated from the coding sequence ATGAGTTATGACGAAAAGAAGTATTTTCAGGAGGCAACACTCCGGATATGCGGCAGTCTGGAAGTGGAGAAGGCCCTCTGGCAGTGTCTACTATATTTCAAACACCTTTTTCCTGTAGAGGAAATGAGCCTTCACCTTTACGACAGGACCCTGGGCCTGATAAGCACGGTCGCCGCGGCGACAGCCGAAGGAGGGGTGTTCTTCAGAACTCCTCATAGAATCAAGATGCCGAAGGAAGCCATGTCAGACCTTGGTGGTTCTGAACTCCCCGATGTGAGAATCGTCAATCGCCCGGAGCGTGACCCGGCGACCAGACAGATGGCCAAGGTCCATGAAAAACCGGATTCATCCCTCCTGATCATGCGGCTGGTCGTCGACGGGCAAAGAATAGGGGCCTTGACCCTCCGTGCAGACGGCCTCGATAGATATACGGATGAGCATTCGAGGCTTCTATCTTTGTTGAACCAGCCGTTTGCCATAGCTTTATCAAACAGCCTGAGGTATCACGAAGTCCTCAAGCTTAAGGAGCAGCTTTCCGATGACAACCGGTATCTCCAACGGGAACTTATGCAGCTTTCAGGGGAAGAGATCATTGGCGGCGATTTCGGTTTGAAAGGGGTTATGGAAATGGTCCGGCAGGTAGCCCCTCTTTTAAGCCCGGTCCTCCTTCTGGGGGAGACCGGGGTGGGAAAAGAGGTCATTGCCAATGCGATCCACTACTCTTCGCCAAGAAAGGATGGTCCCTTCATCAAGGTCAATTGCGGGGCGATTCCCGACAGTCTCCTCGACAGCGAACTCTTCGGCCATGAGAAAGGCGCCTTCACAGGGGCCATGGCCCAAAAAAGAGGGCGATTTGAGAGGGCCCATCAGGGTACTATTTTTCTGGACGAAGTGGGTGAACTGCCTCCCAATGCTCAGGTAAGGCTGCTCCGTGTACTCCAGGAGAAGGAGATCGAACGCCTGGGCGGGACGAATCCGATCAAGGTCGATATCCGGGTTGTGGCGGCCACAAACAGGGAGTTGGAAAAGATGGTTCAGACCGGCGATTTTCGTAAAGACTTATGGTTCAGGTTGAACGTCTTTCCGGTCATGATCCCGCCTCTCCGGGAAAGAAAGGAAGACATCCCCGCCCTGGTCTTTCATTTAATCGAGCGGAAAGCCGGAGAAATGGGTATCAAGAAGCTTCCGGTTCCCGGTCCGGGGGCTATGGACCGGCTGATGGAATATGCCTGGCCTGGAAATGTCAGGGAACTCGAAAATATGGTTGAGCGTGCCATGATCCTCCGGAAAGGAGAGGCCCTGACTTTCGAAGATAACCAGGCCGAGACTTCGCGGGAGGTAACGCCCACCACGGTTATAAAAAAGGGGCAACCGCTTACCCTCGATGAGGCCATGACCCGGCATATCGAAGAGGTGCTCAAGATCTGCGGCCGAAAAGTGGAGGGGAAGGGGAGTGCAGCCGAACTGCTCGGTATGAATCCCAGTACCCTTCGAAACCGAATGAGAAAGCTTCACATCCGATTCGGCCGTCAGAAATAA